One segment of Ipomoea triloba cultivar NCNSP0323 chromosome 12, ASM357664v1 DNA contains the following:
- the LOC115999125 gene encoding auxin transporter-like protein 2, with product MLPQKQAEEAIVLEHEGGGGKDEVENKDDEEQSLFSMKSFLWHGGSAWDAWFSCASNQVAQVLLTLPYSFSQLGMLSGIVLQVFYGLLGSWTAYLISVLYIEYRSRKEKEGVSFKNHVIQWFEVLDGLLGPYWKAVGLAFNCTFLLFGSVIQLIACASNIYYINDRLDKRTWTYIFGACCATTVFIPSFHNYRIWSFLGLGMTTYTAWYLTIAALANGQVDGVQHSGPKKLVLYFTGATNILYTFGGHAVTVEIMHAMWKPQKFKYIYLFATLYVFTLTLPSATAVYWAFGDQLLDHSNAFALLPKSAWRDAAVILMLIHQFITFGFACTPLYFVWEKVIGMHDTRSICVRALARLPVVIPIWFLAIIFPFFGPINSAVGALLVSFTVYIIPSLAHMLTYRKASARQNAAEKPPFFLPSWTAVYALNIFIVCWVLVVGFGFGGWASMTNFVKQVDTFGLFAKCYQCKPAKLPALPPHAAPNTTVHH from the exons ATGTTGCCCCAGAAGCAAGCAGAGGAAGCTATTGTCTTGGAACATGAAGGCGGCGGCGGCAAAGATGAAGTTGAGaacaaagatgatgaagaacAGTCCTTGTTCAGTATGAAGAGCTTTCTCTGGCATGGTGGCTCTGCTTGGGATGCTTGGTTCAGCTGTGCTTCCAACCAa GTGGCACAGGTCCTATTGACACTCCCATATTCCTTTTCACAACTTGGTATGCTATCAGGGATTGTGCTTCAAGTGTTCTATGGACTGCTGGGAAGCTGGACAGCTTATCTCATCAGTGTGCTCTACATAGAGTACAGAAGCAGGAAAGAGAAAGAAGGTGTAAGCTTTAAAAACCATGTTATTCAG TGGTTTGAAGTGCTTGATGGATTGTTGGGTCCATACTGGAAAGCAGTGGGCCTTGCCTTCAATTGTACATTCCTTCTCTTTGGATCTGTCATACAACTCATTGCTTGTGCTAG TAACATATACTACATAAATGACCGGTTAGACAAGAGGACATGGACATACATATTTGGAGCTTGTTGTGCCACCACTGTGTTCATTCCTTCCTTCCACAATTACAGGATTTGGTCTTTCCTAGGCCTTGGGATGACCACTTATACAGCTTGGTATCTCACCATTGCAGCCCTTGCCAATGGACAg GTTGATGGTGTGCAACACTCAGGTCCAAAAAAGCTTGTGTTGTATTTCACTGGTGCTACCAATATTCTATACACCTTTGGTGGTCATGCTGTCACTGT TGAAATCATGCATGCGATGTGGAAACCACAGAAGTTCAAGTACATCTACTTGTTTGCTACACTGTATGTGTTCACCCTCACCCTTCCGTCGGCAACCGCCGTGTACTGGGCCTTCGGCGACCAGCTTCTCGACCACTCCAACGCCTTCGCCCTCCTCCCCAAATCCGCCTGGAGAGACGCCGCCGTTATCCTTATGCTCATCCACCAG TTTATTACGTTTGGGTTCGCGTGCACGCCGTTGTACTTCGTGTGGGAGAAGGTGATAGGGATGCACGACACGAGAAGCATTTGCGTGAGGGCCTTGGCTAGGCTGCCCGTGGTCATACCCATATGGTTCTTGGCCATCATCTTCCCCTTCTTTGGCCCCATCAACTCGGCCGTTGGTGCCCTCCTTGTTAGCTTCACCGTTTACATCATCCCGTCTCTCGCTCATATGCTCACTTACCGGAAAGCCTCCGCACGACAG AATGCTGCAGAGAAGCCTCCATTCTTCTTGCCAAGCTGGACAGCAGTGTATGCACTGAACATCTTCATAGTGTGCTGGGTTTTAGTGGTTGGGTTTGGGTTTGGAGGATGGGCTAGCATGACCAATTTTGTTAAACAAGTTGATACATTTGGGCTTTTTGCCAAGTGCTACCAGTGCAAGCCAGCAAAGCTACCGGCCCTTCCGCCACACGCGGCGCCTAACACCACCGTCCACCACTAA